gcagacaacgacgaggatCGAGAACGAGCAAACGATAGGGCTACGTTGCGGATGTACATTTGTAATCCTTTGGCAAACTATTTATCCTTCACGACAAGACCGAACTTTACACATCAATTCCAGAAGAAACACTCCACAAGACCTTTCAACGACAGTGACGATCGGTTCTGTGCTCTGTTGTGAAATTCGTCGTTAGTTGTTCCTGTTTCGGGACTCTTTTTTTTGGCCAAGCAACGAATGACCGAGAATCGATTAAACAGCGAAAGGGGTTAGCAGAGGCACGGCAAACGGCGTTCCTTCTATTACGCGAGCATGAAATCAAACGTTAAAGGACATTACACTCGGGCTGAACGAGGAGGAGCACGGGATAAAAATTGTCTTTCGGCTTCGGAGCGAGAAGCAGTATTGTAATTGGATGGCGAGCGATGGTTTTAAGATCACTTAACTAGAAACACATTAGAGGCGATATTAGACCGCCGCACGCTAATTTGCGTTTCGTGCAGTTCATTAAAGCTTTATGTGTTGGAAAAAGTATGTGAAACCAATGCAATAGCAGGACTAATGTGCCCACTACAAGgtagtttattttttataatttttgcacttttgcacttgcacttttgcttatttatgcaaatagaGTTGCTTGTTAAAgtggaaatattttttaacataaGTTATTCAATTTTTGCTAACCATATTAATCATTTACTATTAAGTTAAATACCGTTCTGTATAGTTTTAACATTGCCTTGGGGAACCAATTACGTATTGGTTGCGAATTTCTTTTCATCATTTGGCGCGTTAAGAACCTTTTGAGCCAGAATCATTCTTAAGCTAAATATTTGCTCATGTGATTCTTTTAATAATTGATTGAGACGTTATGCTATGTAGTTTTTAATCCGTAATATGGGAAGCAATGAATAAATAAAGGTTTTGTAAAGAAACAATTTTCGCGAAATACCCTTTTCCTAGTGATCAAAACCAAATTCAATCATTCTCTGAATgacaacagaaaaagaagccaTATGAAAATCAGCAATACATTCAAACTAACTACGGCATCATaattttatacattttcctttcctgatGATGACAACCTCTTTGCGCTTTAAATTGTAACCTCGTAAGATATGTGATATGAGGTGTTAAACTATCGCAGGATAGCTTGTGCTAAGCCTACATCACTGATATGGGAGAGGTTCTTTACCGTATTTACCGCACGGGGTACAGAAGATAGACCGAAAGGAAGTACATCGTCACCTTTACGCAATGAAAACTAGTGAGTTCCATCTCAACAAGGAAGCCTCAGGGTTATGATAAGAAAATCATAGAGCTACTAACACATCAGGATCTGCCCTCCAAATCGTACCAACAACATTCAACGCACCAGCACACCGACAACGCATCGAGCCCCAAAGCACCTATCCGGGGACTCTCACATAAAGTGATAAAGAAGTTTAATGCCCATCATAAAACATGCTGTTTCCCCATGCCCCTTGCGCCGCACGCATGGGAAGGCGGCCGGACAAACGGGAAGCCAAttcaacccaacccaacgggGGTCACGGGTccagtcgttgtcgtcgtcggactCGACTCGTGGAAGCAACCGTGACCAAAGTGAAAGGTATTGGGCCAACGATGCTCAATGCTCACCTAGAAATTGCATAATTCAATCGGGgacaggaaagaaaaacaagccGCAGCAAGCAGCGATGGGGAGGAAATGAAGTGATAGAAACGGCGGCGTCCGACCGGGACCCAAGGTGTGCCGGGAGCGCAAATGTGGCCGAATCGATCCATCTGGGATCCGCTGGCCGCGCAAGGCCGCGCTCGTAGCGAATGGAACGTCGCGTATtcgtcgtttcggtttcgtcttCACTAGCCCGCCGAGAGAAAGCGATCAGCCATGTCCGGTAGTAAGGCCCGGTAGTGATTGTCAACGACTGTCCATTGCGATGGCGTCGGTCCGCGCTTTTGGGGAAGGgccaatcggatcggatcgaacgaGAAGTGGACCATAAAATCTGTTGGCGTCGCCAATATCTTTCCCGCGTTTGGTGTCACGCGGATAATTCCGAATCTCGGTCAAAGCCGGCCGCCCTGCCGCCGGCTCGCAGGAAGGAAGTAAGACCGATGGAATCGATGCGGTGCGACATCACTGTCCACTGCTTGTGACACGGGTTTGATTACGGGGCCGCGCTAGGAGGAAATGAAGCGCCTTCTAATCGCAATAATATCCGATTGGCCTAGATGGGGCGTCCACTCCGAGAAACTTATCGCACCCGTAGCGCTCGGTCCACTCGGTTTCGTGACAATATTTGGGTAACCGTATTTCGGAAGCCCCGGTACCAATTCATGCCAATCGCTGATCAATTAATGGCGGTACCCTTAGTACTTGGTGTTCAACTTGGATTAATAAAGTGACCACGGTTGGCGAGAGATGTGAGAAGCCAAATATGCAACTAGGTCATGATGCTAATTACTTTGACATTTTCAGATTAGTTTCGGTTCTAGTTAatgcaaatattttttatcttttatcaTTGCAAAGTTTCAAACATGTCTAGAGTTTTTAAATGCTATCAACGATGCTTTTTATCAAATACCAAACTGTAAAGGAATAGATAAGTGAATAATTCAATGAATAATCGTAGTTAATAATAAAGTTAAATGTTTAGTATATGAAAATCAAACTACCTATGCTTCCTGGCCAAGAACAACAATTTTACACTAGAATAATCCAAACATATTATGTGCTCTTTCTTGAGTAAATTTCATATTCTTCTCAATCAAATAGCATGCATTACAAAATGAGTAATAAAAAGTTAATTACCACTGAAAGTGTTAGTAAGCTACACTAATACTGCAACCTTAGTTATCAATAAGGCATAGTTACCAACATGTTAGTTTGTACGATACATAAAATAGATGattcttccgttttacctTAACGAGTGTACATGTGCTTTTTCTGGAACTCTGTGTGATAATTTCCGTtgaggaaataaatttaaaaaggtGCATCTTAACTTAACAAGAACCCTACCTTTATGAACTCAATTTCGAATACACAAGGATGAATACCATCCACTGCAATCAAAACATCCAATTTCATAAGTTGCGACACCGGCAGACGCTCATCAAGGTACGATACAGCCACTGGCAATCCCCGACCTACCTACCACTGTTAACCTTATCGTtccaagaatatttgatgacATAAAACCATCTCCTCAATCTCTTGACGACTGCATTCCGATCGAATGTGGGTTTTACCCGTCCTTCCATTCGACCAACCCGTCCATGGGCACATCGATACCGACACGTACGACTCCATTCGGTGTCGGTCCGGTAATCCGGTTAACATTGTCCATTGAGTGGTGGTGCAGGCCGCAGTAGCCCGCGAATGCCAATCTCAATGACACACGCTGTAGGCACGCCGGGACGGTAACTGGAAGATCGCGGAACGGGTGAAGTCACCGTGGAGTTTTCGGAATAATTAACGACGTGACGCCTCTGGTCGATGGATCTGCGCCACTTGATGCACCTTTCGCTGCGTCCTGCCTGTTAAACACCTGttaagaaaaagagaggatgATGACCGAAGCCGTACACGCTCGCAACAATCACGACAACGCTCGGTCGGGCTCTCCCAATGACGCCACAAACCGGACACGAGACTTGACCGACCGCCCTTGGCGTGGTGGGGAAACCGGCCCAACGAACACATGGTGTGCACCTGGCGTCATGTGCAcatgtcggtcggtcggtaggctgattttatgaatgaatgaagaaagCCCATTCATCCGGCGGTCGACGGTCAACCGTAGGACGTGTCCACCTTGtccgaccacgaccacgcaTGACGATGACAACGCGGCGTGTAATTTGACTCCAAAACACCCGCTAATCGACAGCTGGCCAACTGGCTGCGAGTACCCTCCCCCGGGCCCCGTGGGGTCACAGACAGCTTTCGGTTAATTGTGGTACCTTGAAGCTGCGGCTCGTCCGGCCACACACCGTTCGCGACCGGATGTTTCCGGTCAGTGCGAGCCACACACTTTCACAGCCGGCGAATTGCATTTACGCGAGTGCATTGTGCACACCCGGCGATCAAGCGAAGGTGTTCAAAGAGGTTGATTAACTGAACAGAAAACGGCCTCAGGCAATTCCAGAACGACATGTGGATGATGCAAATTTTCTTTCTCAAGACCTTTTAAACCGGACATTGTAGAGAATTACCTTTGAAATATCATTGAGAGGTATATTCTTGCCAGaccattgtttttttaataGATTATCTTTAACTGAAATCGAATTTAATGCacttaaaatgattttttgtgaaCAAAACACGTTTcaaaatgtggaaaaaatGCGCCAAAATCAATCTTAACGAAAAGAATGGTTTGCGTCTTGGCTAAGTTTGAATTaacggaaacaaaaaacgtGGCGATCGCATTAAAATTAAAGTATTTCTAGTAAAATAGTAAAACCCAGAAAGCATGAAGATGTGGTTACCTACACGAGGACTTTATTGTGAATCGTGACGAAatgtgaaatgcaaatttacAGAAAAATACATTCATTGCAGTAAATTGAGATCCGCCGGAAAACAGTCGTCCTCAAAGTTGCCCACGGAAGGCTCATCCAGGCCGTCGTTAGATTCGCTGGATGGATTGTTGTTAAACATTTCACTCGGCAGTTCCCCTTCCGGTACGACTTCCGGCACCATCTTACGAGACTGCAGATGTCTTTCAATCTCCTCCTTAGTCAACTGCTTCTCGCCGGGAGCACTATCCGCGTGGTTTGACTTGATGATGTCGGGAATGAATGGAGATTCCAGCAACTCGGAGGGAGGTTTATGTAGCTGAGGTATTTCTGCTTGATTCCCGACACTGCCCCCACTTGCTACCGCGTAGTTCTGCTGCGATGTCCCTTGATGCGACGGTCCTTGCTGTGCCGATTGTTTCCGGGgcccttttttgttggtgcGCTTGGTCTGCACCACCGTCGACGACCTGGAAGGGTTAGCGTCGGAGCGCCGTTTCTTCACGACCGGTTCTATCCGCAGCGAGTCCTCCGATGAATCCGTCGTCTCATTGTCCGAAGACGAAAGATCCGGTCGTTCGTAGCACAGCAGACGATCCAggagaaacgatcgatcgcgggtCACTTTCAACAACCGCCTCTGATTAGCTCGCAGATTGTTTTGGAAGTACACGTTTTCCTGCGCGGGTTTATGGGGGAAATCATTACCGAATCGTGTGCACCAAGTTCAGGTTTACTTACGTAGAGCAGGATTTTAAGTTTCTTCTTTAAATCGGTGTACAGGGTCTTGTAGTCGACTTCGCGCTTGCCGGATCCTTCGTCGTCGCTCTCGTCCTCGGTGCTTTCGTTCTCCAGATCCGGTTCCGTGTTGAACGAGTCCATCTCACTTTGCTGGCGCGCTTGCTCGTGCATGCTTCTACAATACCACCCTTCCAGCATAATTAAACACCCACTGTTTGTGAGTCTATATAATCCGAATAATCCAGTTTTACTGTATCTTTCTGGACGGATTGCCGGATGTGAGTTGGAGCGTTAATCCGGTGCAATCTGTTCCTTTGGTATCCGGAAGGACCTTCCTGATGCTCCAGACTGGAAGGAAATATCGATCGTTAATGCAAAAGATCCGTGCAGAATCGAGAACCTTAAAAAATACCGATTTCCGAGGGTTTTCTCTCCGCGACTTCCGGATCGAGGCCGCAGATTCCCCGgagttgattgaaaattaGTTCCGGCGGTGTTGTAAAAGGAtctagaatcctttttcgtagTTGAAGCGACGGCGGAAGTTGCGAATGATGATATTCTGCGCTAATCGTCTTTATATTTATCCCGAAATTcacaaaattcacaaaatcCACGAAAAAGATTCGAAATTTGCTTTTTTACGGcgacataacctcaaaaccagaacaaaacaaagggCTTGTGCGTTTAGATCGCGCGGGTTGAGGAGTCCGGagttgcagaagaagaaaaaaagacgcGATTtcgcgaaaagaagaagaagaaaaaatttCCGCTTAAGCCCAGTCCCCACGTGACACCGTCGAAtgccgaaaagaagaaattggGCCGATTTCCAAAGAGCCGTTTTGGCATCAATTTGGTGCATCAATTTAGTTCTTGCGGCGGATTTTATTGACAAACATTCCGCAATGCTGCGGCCAATTTTGAGCCAGCTCGCGAAAAAGGACTTGGTCCTTGCCAGCAACTCGGAACGACGCAAGGAGCTGATCAAGAACCTGGTAAATGCATCCCGATTGAATCGGCGTTTCGGTAATCAGCGTGTTCTTATCACGGTTTCAGGGAGTAGACCGGGTGATCCTGTGTGGATCGACTTTTGAGGAGAATCTTAACCCGGCCAAATACTCGTTCGAAGATTATGTGGCCGCCACAGCGCACGGAAAGGTACGGGAAGTGTACGAGCGGCTGTCGAAACAGGATGCAGATAAATCATTCGTCGTAATCGGAGCAGACACGATGGTAACGATGGACGGACAGATGTACGGCAAACCAAAGACTCCGGAAGAGGCGTTCGAAGTGCTGAGAAAGTATGTTTAGTAGACTAAAGCGATGAAAGGTATTCATAGAGCATGGCCTTCGATTTCAGGTTGATGGGAAAAGGACATGTCGTCTACACGGGTGTCGTGATCAAACACGAGGAGCAGGAAGTTCGATTCACGGAATCATGCAAGGTGTACTTCGGAAAAGCGTCCGACGAGCAGATCCAGGCGTACATCGACACAGGAGAGCCCTTGTAAGATGTGCGGACACGTTTTTGTGTCCATTTTACGATGCATCAGAGAACCCGTTTGTTTAAAAAGATTTCGGATTCCTTTACAGCGACAAGGCGGGCGGCTACGGCATCCAAGGGCTGGGGGGTTGCTTTGTGGAGAAAATCGACGGAGACTACTTCACCGTCGTGGGTCTGCCAATTCATCGACTCTCGGTTGAACTGTGTAAAATGTTCGGCCATGAGATACGCTAACAGCCAAAAGATGCTAGAATAAAATGGTGAAACAAGCCAAAAGCAAACTGAATTACTGTAAGTAAAGCGTACCACGTGCCAACGGCAGTCATCATCATAGTGAGGGAGTTCAAATGGCTTCATCACATTAATTGATACAAATGATTCCATAAAATTACAATATCTATTACAGTATaatattgttgttggtttgtaaTGTGTTCTTTCACTTGTCTGTATGGAGCTGTTTAGTTTTTTCACTTTACATTTCATTATTCGCTCTTTCAAGATTCCATCTCTAGGCGTATGATCCCAGCGCCAAAGCTTCTCATTTTCCATCAACCAGAGATCGAACGTATAAGAGCCAAGCTCTTCGTTCCCTTATTGATAAGAGCGCAGTAGTGCGACACGTTGCAGACACGACACATTCACATTGGGGTGCACTTCCTATTCGGCCTGTTACTAATATACACTATCCTGCTATCGCCCAAATCTCGGTCTACCACGTGTCAGGAGAAGATTGCATCTCTAGATCATTCCTGCACCTCCACAGTACAAAGTGTTTTCTAATCGCATGGTTGCATTTCACTCCATTTTACGTTATAACAGACAGGCGAACAAAAGTCCTGAATGAATCCACGTGGAATTTGAGTTTTTGAGATGGTTTTCAGGCTCCAGAACTTGGTAATTCCTATCGAATCGTCTCAACAGCGCTGCATCCTTTCTTTGACCGATTATCTTGCTCTCGGAACGGAAATAAGTCGTTTCTCTTATTCCGTGAAACGCatttcatgcccttccctcACACACGTTGCTTGTCCTCCTGTTGTAGCTCCGTTCGTTATTTTCTCTGcggttcggttgttttttcttgttttcagtAGCGTGTTGtgtataaaatatgaataagATTTTACAATCGAGCCGACCCGATTAGTGGCGGGCACTGCACGCGGTTTCCTGGATTCTTtagttttcatttatttatttgctttttctgAGTGAATGGGTCTTTAATTTTCATGTTGCGATTTTTATTACCACCATCACTTCTACGACTTAGCTACATGTAgtatgtatatatatctaGATATATTTGGGTGTATATATACCTATACTTCGTAGTTTCGCACCCATTCTTCGTCACTTTGCTAGGGTTTAGTGTTCACCACCATTAGCTAATAGAATTTTATGTGTTCACGTTTGCCTGATTGCGCGCAGTAATGCACATATGTTTTAAGTTATGTTTATGGAGCTATGTTAATGCCGCCTCCAACCAGTCTCAGCAGTGGTTGCGTACGATGATTGAAGTTCATGAACAGATAAGTATATCCTTCGTCATTTGTCTACAGCTGTGTTTCATTTGTATTTCGGTTGGCATTACAACGTACTGAACTCGCATATGCCGTTTCCCCACCCCACAGGCCTTTCTTGAGTGTGAGAGCACTGGTCATTGGAAAAATGTtcgattgataaaaaaaacattaaacctAATTTCACAAACGAAACTTTTTCATTGGTCTTCTACATGAATGAATCGACATGTATTCTGTTAAGAGAAGAATCGCACAAAAAGGAAGCTTGTTAATCCCTTGATGCACCTTGCTGGAACTCAATCAAATGTAATCGTCTATGATATGATTCATCTCACACTTCTCCTAAAAAAACTGTTCTATGTACCTTCATTTCAAATACTACCAAGTCACACATTCACGTAACCCTACAGAAAACTATTGGCCGTTTTGGGCACGAAATCGATTCGCTATGTTGTGTCGAGTGTTTTTCGATTGATAGATAGTTAGATGCCAACATGAGTTAACCTGAGTCACCGCGTGCTGACCAGACGGCTGCTGGTTTTGCGCCCTGCCTGCGAAGTGTAATGGAATCTACTTGCGCACTGAGCATATGTGGCATGTGAAAATAATTTTGTCGCAAGAACAGCGCTCTCAGTACCTCTTGGAATCACAATTGATGGCTCATTCCTTTGCAGAAAGTCAATGTTACCCCTAAATCGTCACAGGTGTAAGAACGTATCTTCGGTGTATCTCACTCTTCAGAATGGCTTTCAGAAGTGCGTTACGGCTTTCCTGGGGGGGTGCGCTTTGGCTGAATGGGATTGAGTGTTTggagcaaataaataattaatgctACTCGAAACTGCGCCCTAGAGAACACAATGGACCAGCATGATGTGCCTGCAGGCTGCATTTACGCATAATCTGCGTGGATTATCTATGGAATGATTGCTATGCATTGATCTACGTCAGATGACCTCTGTCGATGTGTGATAGCCATGCATTTTGATGGTCGTACTATTTAGAAGAAGCTCGCTGCATTTGCCCACGCAAAGCAAAGCTGAGTGCAGTGTTTAAATGGTCGTTTGCGATCACAGATTCACAGATATTGTGTGTGGTTTCGTTAATTACCTATTACGTTATCCTAAGTATTGCACGATACTGTCGGAACAGAGTAAAATTCGTAAGCAGTATCTGACTgatgtgtttggttttattgctGATGTACTAGGGTAAGCACTGGGTTAAGCGCAAAGGCAGACCTTTTTAGACcttcattcggcttgcacgGTTTTAGGATCGATTCTCATTCGTCCAGCCATTCTGTCTTGGGTAAGGATAAAGAGCTAGCTGCAAACGCCTGTGACGACTTTGGAATCTGATGCACGCTAGCAGTTCATACCTAGGTAAATAGTGTCACATCGTTTGGTTTTGTGATCGTGAAAGATGTTAATCAACTCAATTATCGCTTTATTCCATAACTCGGTAGCATACCTAAGAAGGAATACCTAGCATAAAGTGTAAGACAAACCTGCAGCAATGTACTATTTGTTTACTTTAGCGAAAAGAATATCACGTAGTACCTCCTACAGCAAAGGACAGATTAAAAGTGGAACCGAAGGGCATTGATTTGACATGAAGTATGATCAAGTTAAGCTTATTAAAGCTGCTTCAAACATTTGCTTGTTATATAGTGCTACACAATCGTCTTGCTAGTGAACATTAAGTGGGCCATAAATAAGAATCATCTTGCTCACCTGTTGCCGAAGTAGCTTTGTTGCGCCAATTCGGCACGGGAAATTAAGATAGGGATGGAACGATGTTCATCGCTCCGTTGCCCGCGCTATTTTGTAATGGTTTCTTGTTATTTTCTTATTGTACGCCTATTCCATAGCATTGTGAACTATTGCTCTTTGCTCAGAACGGTTCCGAACGGTCACAAAGATGATCGAAGCAAAGCGGCGGAATGTGCTAATCAAACCCAATCGAACCACCATTTTcagtttgcttttcttttttttcttaatagCCTTCAActtattaaaaaattaaataaagctTGATCCAATACGTAGAACATAAATACAATAAAACTCGTAGCGAAcatttgtaaaacaaaacaccgacaCAGACGGATCGTTTTGATACCTACGGTGCATGCGCATATTGTTCCTAG
The sequence above is a segment of the Anopheles darlingi chromosome 2, idAnoDarlMG_H_01, whole genome shotgun sequence genome. Coding sequences within it:
- the LOC125960150 gene encoding uncharacterized protein LOC125960150, with the translated sequence MLEGWYCRSMHEQARQQSEMDSFNTEPDLENESTEDESDDEGSGKREVDYKTLYTDLKKKLKILLYENVYFQNNLRANQRRLLKVTRDRSFLLDRLLCYERPDLSSSDNETTDSSEDSLRIEPVVKKRRSDANPSRSSTVVQTKRTNKKGPRKQSAQQGPSHQGTSQQNYAVASGGSVGNQAEIPQLHKPPSELLESPFIPDIIKSNHADSAPGEKQLTKEEIERHLQSRKMVPEVVPEGELPSEMFNNNPSSESNDGLDEPSVGNFEDDCFPADLNLLQ
- the LOC125960152 gene encoding dTTP/UTP pyrophosphatase, producing the protein MLRPILSQLAKKDLVLASNSERRKELIKNLGVDRVILCGSTFEENLNPAKYSFEDYVAATAHGKVREVYERLSKQDADKSFVVIGADTMVTMDGQMYGKPKTPEEAFEVLRKLMGKGHVVYTGVVIKHEEQEVRFTESCKVYFGKASDEQIQAYIDTGEPFDKAGGYGIQGLGGCFVEKIDGDYFTVVGLPIHRLSVELCKMFGHEIR